The nucleotide window GAACATGAAATAGTAGAACGCCTCGTGGGGTGACTTCGCCCCTGGCTCTCCCTTGAGAAGCGGCAGGATGTCCTTGCCATCGATCACACGGTCTTGCGGAAGCGAGGCTCCGGCCAGGCCGGCGATCGTCGGGTAAAGGTCCATCAGCGAGGCCACCTCCGCACAAGCGCTGCCTGCGGAAATCGTCCCTGGCCACCACGCAATGGTCGGTACCCGCATGCCCCCTTCGGCCGTCGTGTAACCCCAGCCTGCCAGGGGCTCGTTCGATCCTTGAACCGGACTACGGCGCGGGGCTCCATTGTCGCTCGTCCAGATCACGAGCGTCTGCTGATCGAGCTTAAGTTCTTTGAGAGACTTCAAGATCTCCCCCATCGACCAGTCGAGCTCTTCGACCGAGTCCCCCCACGGTCCGTTCTTGCTCTTCCCGCGAAACGCGTCGCTGGCATACGGGGCCTTCGTGCTGCCTGGCATCGCTTGGGGTAAGTACAGAAAGAACGGCCGCTCGCGGTTCTCGGTGATGAAACGAATCGCTTCCTCGGTATACAGCTTCGTCGCGTCATTCAGGTCGACCGGGGCGTCGATGACGACTTCGTCCCGCATCAGGGGCAGGTCTGGCCAGGGCTTCCCTTCTCGCGGCGTCATGTCGTCGCTGTAGGGTATTCCGTAAAAGGAATCGAATCCTTGCCGCGTTGGCAGAAACGGTAGCTGATCTCCCAGGTGCCACTTGCCGATGATCGTGGTGGCGTACCCTTTCGTCTTCAATAGCTCTGCAATCGTAATTTCGTCCGGCGAAAGCCCCTTCGACGAAACTGGCTGCAACACGGCTCCACCCGTCTCGCTTTTGTGCATATCGACCCGCGGCGGGTAACAACCGGTTAGCAGTGCTGCCCTCGAAGGCGTGCACACGCCGCTGGCCGCGTACAGGTCGGTAAGCTTCATCCCCTCGGCGGCCATCTGATCGAGATGCGGCGTGCGATGGAGCTTCGAGCCAAAGCACCCCACGTCCCCATAGCCAAGGTTATCGCACAAGACCACGATCACGTTCGGCGGACGAACATCCTGCGCCGTTAGCTTTTCCGGCCTGCCCAGCAGCGACAACATTAGCGACAAGGCCAGCAGTAAGCAGCGTTGTGTAAGCAAGGACATCGTTCGCTCCATATCGTGAAGATCTAGGGAACCTTGTTGTCGGTTCCTTGCAGTTCATTCAGGGCCCGATTCGTGACGCGAACGCGGTACTTGCCGTCCGAGTTGAATCCCTTCTGGTACTCAAGCCCCTGCTTCATTTCCTGCAGCACAGGGTGCGCCTGTTCGTCGATTTCATCCAGCACGATCGCGGCCTGCAATCGTTCCCATTGTTGGCCCGTGGTCATTTCCTTCACCAGCACCGGCAAGGCATCCTCCGGCATTCCCATCCGGCACATGGCTCTGGCAGCAGCGGTTCGCACGGCGGAAGATTCATCCGCCAAAGCAGCCTGAACGATAGTCGCCGCGTCTTCGCGAGCCGGCTCGCCAATATTGCCGATCCCGGTTGCCGCCCAGTAGCGCACGGCGTCGTCTTCATCCTTCATCGCTTGAACGAGCTGCGGCAGTGCCGACTCTCCTTC belongs to Blastopirellula marina and includes:
- a CDS encoding sulfatase, with translation MSLLTQRCLLLALSLMLSLLGRPEKLTAQDVRPPNVIVVLCDNLGYGDVGCFGSKLHRTPHLDQMAAEGMKLTDLYAASGVCTPSRAALLTGCYPPRVDMHKSETGGAVLQPVSSKGLSPDEITIAELLKTKGYATTIIGKWHLGDQLPFLPTRQGFDSFYGIPYSDDMTPREGKPWPDLPLMRDEVVIDAPVDLNDATKLYTEEAIRFITENRERPFFLYLPQAMPGSTKAPYASDAFRGKSKNGPWGDSVEELDWSMGEILKSLKELKLDQQTLVIWTSDNGAPRRSPVQGSNEPLAGWGYTTAEGGMRVPTIAWWPGTISAGSACAEVASLMDLYPTIAGLAGASLPQDRVIDGKDILPLLKGEPGAKSPHEAFYYFMFDQLQAVRSGDWKLYLPLQEVKGGGWQQQKELFAEPRLFNLKEDLQETNNVAAQNPAVMKQMILLAEKIRADLGDDENPGPGRRSAGHFPEPTARVLP